A single genomic interval of Nonomuraea rubra harbors:
- a CDS encoding o-succinylbenzoate synthase, which translates to MRTRFRGQTVREGVLLHGPAGWGEFSPFPGYGPRECARWLACAREAAFEGWPEPVRDSVPVNATVPAVDPERAHELVRSSGCATAKVKVAEPGQEFGDDLARVEAVRDALGPAGRLRVDANGAWDAGQAVRRLKRLDRYDLEYAEQPCATLEELAAVRRACDVPIAADESIRRAEDPLRVRAAEAADVAVVKVQPLGGVRAALRVVEACGLPAVVSSAVETSVGLAAGLALAAALPALPYACGLGTRSLLSGDVVADPLVPVGGRLAVRRPPVDFQHLSDFEIESPQWLRRMQEASR; encoded by the coding sequence ATGCGCACACGGTTCCGGGGGCAGACCGTCAGGGAAGGGGTGCTGCTGCACGGCCCGGCGGGGTGGGGCGAGTTCTCGCCGTTCCCCGGGTACGGCCCGCGCGAGTGCGCCCGCTGGCTGGCGTGCGCGCGCGAGGCGGCCTTCGAGGGCTGGCCCGAGCCGGTGCGCGACAGCGTGCCGGTCAACGCGACCGTGCCGGCCGTGGACCCGGAGCGCGCCCACGAGCTCGTACGGAGCTCCGGCTGCGCCACGGCGAAGGTCAAGGTGGCCGAGCCCGGGCAGGAGTTCGGCGACGACCTCGCCAGGGTGGAGGCCGTGCGCGACGCGCTCGGGCCCGCCGGGCGGCTGCGCGTCGACGCCAACGGCGCCTGGGACGCCGGCCAGGCCGTACGCCGGCTCAAGCGGCTCGACCGGTACGACCTGGAGTACGCCGAGCAGCCGTGCGCCACGCTGGAGGAGCTCGCCGCGGTGCGGCGGGCCTGCGACGTGCCGATCGCCGCCGACGAGTCGATCCGCAGGGCCGAGGACCCGCTGCGGGTGCGCGCGGCCGAGGCCGCCGACGTCGCGGTGGTCAAGGTGCAGCCGCTGGGCGGGGTGCGCGCCGCGCTGCGCGTGGTGGAGGCGTGCGGGCTGCCGGCCGTGGTGTCCAGCGCCGTGGAGACGTCCGTGGGGCTGGCGGCCGGGTTAGCACTGGCGGCGGCGCTGCCCGCGTTGCCGTACGCGTGCGGGCTCGGCACGAGGTCGCTGCTGTCGGGCGACGTCGTGGCGGACCCGCTGGTGCCGGTGGGCGGCCGGCTGGCGGTCCGGCGACCACCGGTAGATTTTCAGCATTTGTCGGATTTTGAGATTGAATCTCCCCAGTGGCTTCGCCGGATGCAGGAGGCGTCACGTTGA
- a CDS encoding bifunctional nuclease family protein: MLQMEVVGVRVEMPTNQPIVLLKEAHGERFLPIWIGMPEATAIALAQAEEPPPRPLTHDLFRDVLSALGVGLRAVNIVALRDGIFFADLVFSNGVEVSARPSDSIALALRTGARIFASEEVVQEAGVIIPDDQEDEVEKFREFLDTITPEDFGRAG, translated from the coding sequence GTGTTGCAGATGGAGGTCGTGGGCGTTCGAGTTGAAATGCCCACTAATCAGCCGATCGTCTTGCTCAAGGAGGCACACGGGGAGCGGTTCCTTCCTATATGGATTGGCATGCCCGAAGCCACGGCCATCGCGCTGGCCCAGGCGGAGGAGCCTCCGCCGCGGCCGCTCACCCATGACCTCTTCCGCGACGTGCTGAGCGCCCTGGGTGTCGGCCTGCGTGCGGTCAACATCGTCGCGCTGCGCGACGGCATCTTCTTCGCCGATCTGGTGTTCTCCAACGGTGTGGAGGTGAGCGCGCGGCCGTCCGACTCGATCGCGCTCGCCCTGCGCACCGGGGCCCGCATCTTCGCCAGCGAGGAGGTCGTCCAGGAGGCCGGGGTGATCATCCCGGACGACCAGGAGGACGAGGTGGAGAAGTTCAGGGAGTTCCTTGACACGATCACTCCCGAGGACTTCGGCAGGGCGGGGTAG
- a CDS encoding MerR family transcriptional regulator, with protein MAVSSGEGKTAGQEDPVRRESARQRAGEQGLLFDEQPTALPGDIGYRGPTACAAAGITYRQLDYWARTGLVEPTIRAAHGSGSQRLYSFRDILVLKVVKRLLDTGVSLQQIRTAVQHLRDRGVADLAQITLMSDGVSVYECTSADEVIDLLQGGQGVFGIALGRVWREVEGSLAELPGERAAVEDTVPADHPADELARRRRARRTG; from the coding sequence GTGGCGGTCAGCAGCGGCGAGGGAAAGACGGCCGGCCAGGAAGATCCGGTGCGGCGCGAGAGCGCGCGGCAGCGTGCCGGGGAGCAGGGTCTGCTCTTCGACGAGCAGCCGACGGCGCTGCCGGGCGACATCGGATACCGCGGGCCGACGGCCTGCGCCGCGGCCGGCATCACCTACAGGCAGCTGGACTACTGGGCGCGCACGGGCCTGGTCGAGCCGACGATAAGGGCCGCGCACGGCTCGGGCTCCCAGCGGCTCTACAGCTTCCGCGACATCCTGGTGCTCAAGGTCGTCAAGCGGCTCCTCGACACCGGGGTGTCGCTGCAGCAGATCCGCACGGCGGTGCAGCACCTGCGTGACCGCGGGGTCGCCGACCTCGCGCAGATCACGCTCATGAGCGACGGTGTCAGCGTCTACGAGTGCACCTCGGCCGACGAGGTGATCGACCTGCTCCAGGGCGGCCAGGGCGTGTTCGGCATCGCGCTCGGGCGGGTCTGGCGAGAGGTCGAGGGCTCCCTCGCGGAGCTGCCGGGGGAACGCGCGGCGGTCGAGGACACCGTCCCGGCCGACCATCCCGCTGACGAACTGGCCCGCAGGCGCCGCGCCCGCCGTACCGGCTGA
- the gcvP gene encoding aminomethyl-transferring glycine dehydrogenase, protein MTDLSAPPFSSRHIGPSEPEQLRMLEAVGFESVADLVAVAVPEAIRAKDRLKLPAAIGEAEAIAELRALAGRNRVLTSMIGLGYYDTVTPGVIRRNLLENPGWYTAYTPYQPEISQGRLEALLNFQTVVSDLTGLPVAGASLLDEGTAAAEAMTLARRAGKSKSDVFVVDADALPQTKAVLATRAEPLGITLVEHDLDGELPECFGLLVQYPGASGRLRDFRAVAAAAHEAGALVVAAADLLALTLVAAPGELGADIAIGSSQRFGVPFGFGGPHAAYMSVREGLQRQLPGRLVGVSVDADGDPAYRLALQTREQHIRREKATSNICTAQVLLAVIAGMYAVYHGPEGLRGIGHRVHRHATALAEGLRGGGVEIVHGEFFDTVLARVPGRAAAVVAAAAERGVNLWQVDADHVSVACDEKTGAAELAQVWAAFGVSAAVAPEDAPDALPADLLRESPYLTHPVFHSHRSETAMLRYLRKLQDKDIALDRSMIPLGSCTMKLNATTEMEPITWPEFAAIHPYAPDDQSEGYRELIGTLEGWLAEVTGYDAVSIQPNAGSQGEFAGLLAIRAYHRANGHGERDVCLIPSSAHGTNAASAIMAGMRVVVVACDSDGNVDLADLDAKIDKHRDALAAIMVTYPSTHGVYEETITEVCAKVHEAGGQVYVDGANLNALVGLAKPGEFGADVSHLNLHKTFCIPHGGGGPGVGPVAVRAHLAGYLPGHPLHNGTPVGPVSAAPYGSAGILPISWAYVRMMGADGLTAATEQAILSANYLARRLAPHYPVLYTGRGGLVAHECIVDLRQITKETGVTVDDVAKRLIDYGFHAPTMSFPVAGTLMIEPTESEDLNELDRFVDAMIAIRGEIAKVASGDYDKTDNPLRNAPHTAEAVTADEWPHPYSRSEAAYPLPSLRDGKYWVPVRRIDQAYGDRNLVCSCPPLEAYED, encoded by the coding sequence ATGACCGATCTGTCAGCTCCGCCGTTCTCGTCCAGGCATATCGGCCCCTCGGAGCCCGAGCAGCTGCGCATGCTCGAGGCCGTGGGCTTCGAATCCGTCGCGGACCTGGTCGCGGTGGCCGTTCCCGAGGCGATCAGAGCCAAGGACAGGCTCAAGCTGCCCGCCGCGATCGGCGAGGCCGAGGCCATCGCCGAGCTGCGCGCGCTGGCCGGGCGTAACCGGGTGCTCACCTCCATGATCGGCCTGGGCTACTACGACACCGTCACGCCCGGCGTCATCCGCCGCAACCTGCTGGAGAACCCGGGCTGGTACACCGCCTACACCCCGTACCAGCCGGAGATCTCGCAGGGCCGCCTGGAGGCGCTGCTGAACTTCCAGACGGTCGTCTCCGACCTCACCGGCCTGCCCGTCGCGGGCGCGTCGCTGCTGGACGAGGGCACCGCCGCGGCCGAGGCCATGACGCTGGCCCGCAGGGCGGGCAAGTCGAAGAGCGACGTGTTCGTGGTGGACGCCGACGCGCTGCCCCAGACCAAGGCCGTGCTGGCCACCAGGGCGGAGCCGCTCGGCATCACGCTGGTCGAGCACGACCTGGACGGCGAGCTGCCCGAGTGCTTCGGGCTGCTCGTGCAGTATCCGGGCGCGTCCGGGCGGCTGCGTGACTTCCGCGCCGTGGCCGCCGCCGCGCACGAGGCGGGCGCGCTCGTCGTGGCCGCCGCCGACCTGCTGGCGCTGACGCTGGTCGCCGCGCCCGGAGAGCTGGGCGCCGACATCGCGATCGGGTCCTCGCAGCGGTTCGGGGTGCCGTTCGGGTTCGGCGGGCCGCACGCCGCGTACATGTCCGTACGCGAGGGCCTGCAGCGGCAGCTTCCCGGACGGCTCGTCGGCGTGTCCGTGGACGCCGACGGCGACCCCGCCTACCGCCTGGCCCTGCAGACCCGCGAGCAGCACATCCGCCGCGAGAAGGCCACCAGCAACATCTGCACCGCCCAGGTGCTGCTCGCCGTCATCGCCGGCATGTACGCCGTCTACCACGGCCCCGAGGGCCTGCGCGGCATCGGCCACCGCGTGCACCGCCACGCCACCGCCCTGGCCGAGGGGCTGCGCGGCGGCGGCGTGGAGATCGTGCACGGCGAGTTCTTCGACACGGTGCTGGCCCGCGTGCCCGGCAGGGCCGCCGCCGTCGTGGCCGCCGCGGCCGAGCGGGGCGTCAACCTCTGGCAGGTGGACGCCGACCACGTCTCCGTGGCCTGCGACGAGAAGACCGGCGCCGCCGAGCTGGCCCAGGTGTGGGCGGCGTTCGGCGTGAGCGCCGCGGTGGCCCCCGAGGACGCCCCCGACGCGCTGCCCGCCGACCTGCTGCGCGAGAGCCCGTACCTGACCCACCCGGTCTTCCACAGCCACCGCTCCGAGACCGCGATGCTGCGCTACCTGCGCAAGCTGCAGGACAAGGACATCGCGCTGGACCGCTCGATGATCCCGCTCGGCTCGTGCACGATGAAGCTGAACGCGACCACCGAGATGGAGCCGATCACCTGGCCCGAGTTCGCCGCGATCCACCCGTACGCGCCGGACGACCAGTCCGAGGGCTACCGCGAGCTGATCGGCACGCTGGAGGGCTGGCTGGCCGAGGTGACCGGCTACGACGCCGTCTCCATCCAGCCGAACGCCGGCTCGCAGGGCGAGTTCGCCGGGCTGCTGGCCATCCGCGCCTACCACCGCGCCAACGGCCACGGCGAGCGCGACGTGTGCCTCATCCCGTCCTCCGCCCACGGCACGAACGCCGCCAGCGCCATCATGGCCGGCATGCGGGTCGTGGTCGTGGCCTGCGACAGCGACGGCAACGTGGACCTGGCCGACCTGGACGCCAAGATCGACAAGCACCGCGACGCGCTGGCGGCGATCATGGTGACGTACCCGTCCACGCACGGCGTGTACGAGGAGACGATCACCGAGGTGTGCGCCAAGGTGCACGAGGCCGGCGGCCAGGTGTACGTGGACGGCGCCAACCTCAACGCCCTGGTCGGGCTGGCCAAGCCGGGCGAGTTCGGCGCCGACGTGTCCCACCTGAACCTGCACAAGACGTTCTGCATCCCGCACGGCGGCGGCGGCCCCGGCGTCGGCCCGGTCGCGGTCCGCGCCCACCTGGCCGGCTACCTGCCCGGCCACCCGCTCCACAACGGCACCCCGGTCGGCCCCGTCTCGGCCGCCCCGTACGGCTCGGCGGGCATCCTGCCGATCTCGTGGGCGTACGTCAGGATGATGGGCGCCGACGGCCTCACGGCGGCCACCGAGCAGGCCATCCTGTCGGCCAACTACCTGGCCAGGCGCCTGGCCCCGCACTATCCCGTGCTCTACACGGGCCGCGGCGGCCTGGTGGCGCACGAGTGCATCGTCGACCTGCGGCAGATCACCAAGGAGACCGGCGTCACCGTGGACGACGTGGCCAAGCGCCTCATCGACTACGGCTTCCACGCGCCGACCATGTCGTTCCCCGTGGCCGGCACCCTGATGATCGAGCCGACCGAGAGCGAGGACCTGAACGAGCTCGACCGGTTCGTCGACGCCATGATCGCCATCCGCGGCGAGATCGCCAAGGTGGCCTCCGGCGACTACGACAAGACGGACAACCCGCTGCGCAACGCGCCGCACACGGCCGAGGCCGTCACCGCCGACGAGTGGCCGCACCCGTACAGCCGCTCGGAGGCCGCCTACCCGCTGCCGTCGCTGCGTGACGGCAAGTACTGGGTGCCGGTGCGCCGCATCGACCAGGCCTACGGCGACCGCAACCTGGTGTGCTCGTGCCCGCCCCTGGAGGCGTACGAGGACTGA
- a CDS encoding TetR/AcrR family transcriptional regulator C-terminal domain-containing protein, whose amino-acid sequence MPAKRPPVPLSRERIIEAALHIADSQGLRRLTMRRLGDALQVEAMAIYHHLPRGKEALMDALAEHVTAVQVEQGPTWQETAKAWCRASRELLRDHPGVLALALTKPPKGATALAIREQVEQLSDGGLEGAAEAVRALRAFVFGSVAVEVQHSGWADPEVDEWVRRDERADVDFERGLDALLKGLQT is encoded by the coding sequence ATGCCCGCCAAGAGACCGCCCGTGCCCCTGTCCCGCGAGCGCATCATCGAGGCCGCGCTGCACATCGCCGACAGCCAGGGCCTGCGCCGCCTGACCATGCGCCGGCTGGGCGATGCCCTGCAGGTCGAGGCCATGGCCATCTACCACCACCTGCCGCGCGGCAAGGAGGCGCTGATGGACGCGCTGGCCGAGCACGTCACGGCCGTACAGGTGGAGCAGGGCCCCACCTGGCAGGAGACGGCCAAGGCGTGGTGCCGGGCCAGCAGGGAGCTGCTGCGCGACCATCCGGGCGTGCTGGCGCTGGCGCTGACCAAGCCGCCCAAGGGCGCCACCGCCCTGGCCATCAGGGAGCAGGTCGAGCAGCTCTCCGACGGGGGCCTGGAGGGCGCCGCCGAGGCCGTACGCGCGCTGCGGGCCTTCGTGTTCGGCAGCGTGGCGGTCGAGGTGCAACATTCGGGATGGGCCGACCCGGAAGTTGATGAATGGGTCAGGCGGGACGAAAGAGCGGATGTGGACTTCGAGCGCGGACTCGACGCTCTTCTCAAGGGATTGCAAACGTGA
- the menD gene encoding 2-succinyl-5-enolpyruvyl-6-hydroxy-3-cyclohexene-1-carboxylic-acid synthase yields the protein MNPATALATVLVDELVRCGLTDVVLAPGSRSAPLALALHAESRVRLHVRVDERSASYLALGLAKRSERPVALICSSGTATANFHPAVIEASESGVPLLVLTADRPPELRGTGANQTIDQIKLYGTATRWFAEVGVPEDRPGQVAYWRSLACRAYQRAAGAGNPGPVHLNLAFREPLIPDGDTGWCEPLDTGAGGPWVRARVAPPPIALHIPPTRRGVLVVGDGAANVRRYVAAAGMAGWPVLSEPNGGGRYGDHAISAYHYLLGTPEFADAHRPDVVVTLGRPGLSRPLLSWLRRAGEHIVVSPDLDRWPDPTRSATQVAQAVEIPVASGDDSWLHAWRQADLAARAAMDEVLDLSGTSEPRLARDLVDALPNGALLFCGSSMPIRDLDQAMRPRRGIRLMANRGASGIDGLVSTAMGAALAHNGPSYALLGDLSFLHDQNGLILGPREPRPDLCFVVVNNDGGGIFSLLPQSAVRDPFERVFGTPHGVDLGYVAAATGTPYTLVGDVGELPKALRGEGPRVVEVRTDREENVLVHARLRDAAQDAVRAYLAG from the coding sequence TTGAACCCCGCTACCGCGCTGGCCACCGTACTGGTCGACGAGCTGGTGCGCTGCGGCCTGACCGACGTGGTGCTGGCCCCCGGCTCCCGCTCCGCCCCGCTCGCGCTCGCCCTGCACGCCGAGTCCCGGGTGCGCCTGCACGTGCGCGTGGACGAGCGCTCGGCGTCGTACCTCGCGCTCGGCCTCGCCAAGCGCTCGGAACGGCCCGTCGCGCTGATCTGCTCCTCCGGCACCGCCACCGCGAACTTCCACCCGGCCGTCATCGAGGCGAGCGAGTCCGGCGTACCGCTGCTCGTCCTCACCGCCGACCGCCCGCCCGAGCTGCGCGGCACCGGCGCCAACCAGACGATCGACCAGATCAAGCTGTACGGCACCGCCACCCGCTGGTTCGCCGAGGTCGGCGTGCCCGAGGACCGGCCGGGGCAGGTCGCGTACTGGCGTTCCCTGGCCTGCCGCGCCTACCAGCGCGCCGCCGGCGCGGGCAACCCCGGCCCCGTGCATCTCAACCTGGCCTTCAGGGAGCCGCTGATCCCCGACGGCGACACCGGCTGGTGCGAACCCCTCGACACCGGGGCGGGCGGCCCCTGGGTGCGCGCCCGCGTCGCGCCCCCGCCGATCGCCCTGCACATCCCGCCCACCAGGCGTGGCGTGCTCGTGGTCGGCGACGGCGCCGCGAACGTGCGCCGCTACGTGGCGGCGGCGGGCATGGCCGGCTGGCCCGTCCTGTCCGAGCCGAACGGCGGCGGCCGCTACGGCGACCACGCCATCTCCGCCTACCACTACCTGCTGGGCACGCCCGAGTTCGCCGACGCGCACCGGCCCGACGTGGTCGTCACGCTGGGCCGTCCCGGGCTGTCGCGGCCGCTGCTGTCGTGGCTGCGGCGGGCCGGCGAGCACATCGTGGTGTCGCCCGACCTCGACCGCTGGCCCGACCCCACCCGGTCGGCCACGCAGGTGGCCCAGGCCGTCGAGATCCCCGTCGCCTCCGGCGACGACTCCTGGCTGCACGCCTGGCGCCAGGCCGACCTCGCGGCCCGCGCGGCCATGGACGAGGTGCTCGACCTGTCGGGCACCAGCGAGCCGCGCCTGGCCCGGGACCTGGTGGACGCGCTGCCGAACGGGGCGCTGCTGTTCTGCGGCTCCTCCATGCCGATCCGCGACCTCGACCAGGCGATGCGGCCCCGGCGCGGGATCCGGCTGATGGCGAACCGCGGGGCCTCCGGCATCGACGGGCTCGTCTCCACGGCCATGGGGGCCGCACTGGCGCACAACGGGCCGTCGTACGCGCTGCTGGGGGACCTGTCGTTCCTGCACGACCAGAACGGGCTCATCCTCGGGCCCCGCGAGCCGCGGCCCGACCTGTGCTTCGTGGTCGTCAACAACGACGGGGGCGGCATCTTCTCGCTGCTGCCGCAGTCGGCCGTGCGGGATCCGTTCGAGCGGGTCTTCGGGACGCCGCACGGGGTGGACCTGGGGTATGTGGCGGCGGCCACGGGGACGCCGTACACGCTGGTGGGGGATGTGGGGGAGTTGCCCAAGGCGTTGCGGGGGGAGGGGCCGCGGGTGGTCGAGGTGCGTACGGACCGGGAGGAGAACGTGCTGGTGCACGCCCGGTTGCGGGACGCGGCTCAGGACGCTGTGCGCGCTTACCTGGCGGGCTGA
- a CDS encoding DUF5999 family protein has protein sequence MCPHDPACPDAEAPDREAARTLACHPEQGWSLLCNGVVLFEDTGELLPSGTAIAPHRPVVGAA, from the coding sequence ATGTGCCCGCACGACCCGGCCTGTCCGGATGCCGAGGCGCCAGACCGCGAGGCGGCACGCACCCTCGCCTGCCACCCCGAGCAGGGGTGGAGTTTGCTCTGCAACGGAGTCGTCCTGTTCGAGGACACCGGTGAGCTCCTGCCCAGCGGCACCGCCATCGCACCGCACCGGCCCGTGGTCGGCGCCGCCTGA
- a CDS encoding AMP-binding protein: MWRNPSHPDRPLHAIVQPPGPALFVAVRDALSGDGPAVLPLSPGHAEPALAALRPTHLGGAPLAGGEGVPGDVAVVIATSGSTGAPKGVLLSAGALRASAAASLRRVEASRGERWLCCLPVSHVSGLQVLVRALLSDSEPIIHAAFDPRAVLDSGADHVSLVPTQLHRLVETGADLSVFRTIVLGGAAARPGLLERARRRGARIVTTYGSSETSGGCVYDGRPLHGVDVKIGEDGLIRIAGPVLFSGYRFGVPPAPFDGGWFVTSDLGELREGRLRVLGRADDVINTGGEKVVAAAVTDVLCAHPEIADAAVIGTPDPEWGELVTAIVVPTNPDTPLTLQQLRAYCRDRLPPHAAPRELRFVSRLPLLPNGKTDLVRLRAGT, from the coding sequence ATGTGGAGGAACCCGTCGCATCCGGACCGTCCGCTGCATGCCATTGTGCAGCCTCCGGGACCTGCCCTGTTCGTGGCGGTGCGTGACGCCCTGTCCGGTGATGGGCCCGCCGTCCTCCCGCTGTCCCCCGGCCACGCGGAGCCCGCGCTGGCCGCGCTGCGCCCCACGCACCTCGGCGGCGCCCCGCTCGCCGGCGGTGAGGGCGTCCCCGGCGACGTGGCGGTGGTGATCGCCACCAGCGGCAGCACCGGCGCGCCCAAGGGCGTGCTGCTCTCCGCCGGCGCGCTGCGCGCCTCCGCGGCGGCCTCGCTGCGGCGCGTGGAGGCGTCCAGGGGCGAGCGCTGGCTGTGCTGCCTGCCCGTCTCCCACGTCTCCGGCCTGCAGGTCCTGGTACGCGCCCTGCTGTCGGACAGCGAGCCGATCATCCACGCGGCCTTCGACCCCCGCGCGGTCCTCGATTCGGGCGCCGATCACGTCTCCCTCGTGCCCACCCAGCTCCACCGGCTGGTCGAGACGGGGGCGGACCTGTCGGTGTTCAGGACGATCGTGCTCGGCGGCGCCGCGGCCCGTCCGGGCCTGCTGGAGCGTGCCAGGCGGCGCGGGGCGCGCATCGTGACGACGTACGGGTCGAGCGAGACCAGCGGCGGCTGCGTGTACGACGGGCGGCCCCTGCACGGCGTGGACGTCAAGATCGGCGAGGACGGCCTGATCAGGATCGCGGGCCCGGTGCTGTTCTCGGGCTACCGGTTCGGCGTACCGCCCGCCCCGTTCGACGGCGGCTGGTTCGTCACCTCCGACCTGGGCGAGCTGCGCGAGGGCCGGCTGCGCGTGCTGGGCAGGGCCGACGACGTGATCAACACCGGCGGCGAGAAGGTCGTGGCGGCCGCCGTCACCGACGTGTTGTGCGCCCATCCGGAGATCGCCGACGCGGCCGTGATCGGCACGCCGGACCCCGAATGGGGCGAGCTGGTCACCGCCATCGTGGTCCCCACCAATCCCGACACACCCCTCACACTTCAGCAATTGAGGGCGTACTGCCGCGATAGGCTTCCCCCTCATGCCGCCCCGCGCGAGCTGCGGTTCGTCTCCCGGCTGCCGCTGCTGCCGAACGGCAAGACCGATCTGGTACGCCTGAGGGCAGGAACCTGA
- a CDS encoding RNA polymerase sigma factor has translation MPRTAVATPPATLDQLIERGRAQGHLSLAELRDAFAEAGISPSEGRTILRELSEAGVSLAAEGEPSLTATAPKKTQTQKKTSTAKKTTSRAKTTGRKADEAKTSASAAAKAVTPSEAKPEHEEDVPDDVLLSEDAELENEPLDLDDTQSVMGDSVHTYLKSIGRRTLLTAAQEVELARRIEAGLYAEYKLETQPDLPPSVQEDLHLVIEDGRQAKDHMLEANLRLVVSVAKKYTDRGMSLLDVVQEGNLGLIRAVEKFDYTKGFKFSTYAMWWIRQAIQRGFADSARTIRLPVHVLEMLSKLSRVERDMHQRLGREPTPEELAVELDKTPDQIEELLRTSRQPISLNATIGEDGETTIGDLIEDVDSPEASEIVDRQLLGDQLRGVLDNLSPRESKIMALRFGLVDGKPHTLDEIGKHLGLTRERIRQLEKESLSKLRHPSNTRPLLDWAS, from the coding sequence ATGCCCAGAACCGCCGTGGCGACCCCACCCGCAACTCTCGACCAGCTGATTGAACGAGGGCGAGCCCAGGGTCACCTTTCTCTGGCCGAGCTGCGTGACGCGTTCGCCGAGGCCGGCATCAGCCCCTCTGAAGGCCGCACGATCCTGCGTGAACTGTCAGAGGCTGGCGTGAGCCTGGCCGCCGAGGGTGAGCCGTCCCTCACCGCCACTGCCCCGAAGAAGACCCAGACCCAGAAGAAGACGTCCACCGCCAAGAAGACGACCTCGCGGGCAAAGACTACCGGCCGCAAGGCCGACGAGGCAAAAACCTCCGCCTCGGCCGCCGCCAAGGCCGTGACGCCGTCCGAGGCCAAGCCCGAGCACGAGGAGGACGTGCCTGACGACGTCCTGCTGAGCGAGGACGCCGAGCTGGAGAACGAGCCGCTCGACCTGGACGACACGCAGTCCGTCATGGGCGACTCGGTGCACACCTACCTCAAGTCCATCGGCCGCCGCACCCTGCTCACCGCCGCCCAGGAGGTCGAGCTGGCCAGGCGGATCGAGGCCGGCCTGTACGCCGAGTACAAGCTGGAGACCCAGCCCGACCTGCCCCCGTCCGTCCAGGAGGACCTGCACCTGGTCATCGAGGACGGCAGGCAGGCCAAGGACCACATGCTGGAGGCCAACCTGCGGCTCGTGGTCTCGGTGGCCAAGAAGTACACCGACCGCGGGATGTCCCTGCTGGACGTCGTCCAGGAAGGCAACCTGGGGCTGATCAGGGCCGTGGAGAAGTTCGACTACACCAAGGGCTTCAAGTTCTCGACGTACGCCATGTGGTGGATCAGGCAGGCCATCCAGCGCGGCTTCGCCGACTCGGCCCGGACGATCCGGCTGCCCGTGCACGTGCTGGAGATGCTCTCCAAGCTGTCGCGGGTCGAGCGTGACATGCACCAGCGCCTGGGACGCGAGCCCACGCCCGAGGAGCTGGCCGTCGAGCTCGACAAGACGCCGGACCAGATCGAGGAGCTGCTGCGCACCAGCCGCCAGCCGATCTCGCTGAACGCGACGATCGGCGAGGACGGGGAGACCACGATCGGCGACCTCATCGAGGACGTCGACTCCCCCGAGGCGTCGGAGATCGTCGACCGCCAGCTGCTGGGCGACCAGCTCCGGGGCGTGCTCGACAACCTGTCGCCGCGCGAGTCCAAGATCATGGCACTGCGCTTCGGCCTGGTGGACGGCAAGCCGCACACGCTGGACGAGATCGGCAAGCACCTGGGGCTGACCCGGGAGCGGATCCGCCAGCTGGAGAAGGAGTCGCTGTCCAAGCTGCGTCACCCGAGCAACACCCGCCCGCTGCTCGACTGGGCCAGCTGA
- a CDS encoding alpha/beta family hydrolase, translated as MQVMTPRGPALVEFDEAADPRLLLVLTHGSAGGVEAPDLLAVRDAALAAGASVARVTQAFRVAGARAPGSPVKQDEAWEIVLREVRAGRSGLPLVQGGRSNGARVACRTARAVGAAAVVALAFPLHPPGRPERSRAEELRGAGVDVLVVNGDRDPFGIPDAADAAELVVLRGENHDLKRDPARVGEVVAGWIMRYA; from the coding sequence ATGCAGGTGATGACGCCGAGAGGGCCGGCGCTGGTCGAGTTCGACGAGGCCGCGGACCCGCGGCTGCTGCTGGTGCTGACCCACGGATCGGCCGGGGGAGTGGAGGCTCCCGACCTGCTGGCGGTCCGCGACGCCGCGCTCGCGGCCGGGGCCAGCGTGGCCAGGGTGACGCAGGCGTTCAGGGTGGCGGGGGCGCGGGCGCCCGGCTCGCCGGTCAAGCAGGACGAGGCCTGGGAGATCGTGCTGCGGGAGGTGCGCGCGGGCCGGTCCGGGCTGCCCCTCGTGCAGGGCGGGCGGAGCAACGGGGCGCGGGTGGCGTGCCGTACGGCCAGGGCGGTCGGCGCGGCGGCGGTGGTGGCGCTGGCCTTCCCGCTGCACCCGCCGGGGCGGCCGGAGCGTTCCAGGGCCGAGGAGCTGCGCGGGGCCGGGGTGGACGTGCTGGTCGTCAACGGGGATCGGGACCCGTTCGGGATCCCCGACGCGGCGGACGCCGCGGAGCTGGTGGTGCTGCGGGGGGAGAACCACGACCTGAAGCGCGACCCCGCCAGAGTGGGCGAGGTCGTCGCCGGATGGATCATGCGCTACGCGTGA